A DNA window from Helianthus annuus cultivar XRQ/B chromosome 15, HanXRQr2.0-SUNRISE, whole genome shotgun sequence contains the following coding sequences:
- the LOC110911856 gene encoding RNA polymerase II C-terminal domain phosphatase-like 1, with amino-acid sequence MYKSVVAVYDGEKFIGDVEACFDYDLMNKNANLKDKIRISYYSTPSERCSPLAVLYTISTPPSRVCLKLESNNVNVNSQLSLLHATCLGENKTAVVSLGGDELHLVAMRSRRNDLFPCFWGFIIAPGLYESCLVMLNLRCLGIVFDLDETLIVANTLRSFEDRIESLQRRLSCEADPARIAGMLSEIKRYQDDRNILKQYAESDQVVENGKLIKAESEVVPALSDNHQTVVRPLIRLREKNIILTRINPLIRDTSVLVRLRPAWEDLRSYLIARGRKRFEVYVCTMAERDYALEMWRLLDPDSNLITIKELSNRIVCVKSGLKKSLFNVFQDGNCHPKMALVIDDRLKVWDERDQPRVHVVPAFAPYYAPQAEANSAVPILCVARNVACSVRGGFFKDFDDSLLQRINEVAYEDEIKDILPPDVSNYLVSEDDASALNGNKEPLGFDGMADAEVERRLKEAIASSTIAPVMPKLETVLKTAFQYNSTPAPPASTPIVPPGPIVQCANKQLLSVLEPLTQVSHQETSLHSSPAREEGEVPESELDPDTRRRLLILQHGMDMREPATSEPPQFPVRPPPMQVLAPRVEPHGGWIPLGEDMGPRQFNRIAPSPKEFSLHSEQPMHIDKKHSFRAPPFGQKVEASILPDRVVENMRPPKEVLQRDDRLRLSHSPPVHPLFQGEESSLRHSSSSNGNMDNETGGNDTFAESPAEYLHYIAFKCGTKAEFRLALVPGIKLQFSVEVWFAGEKIGDGTGSTRREAQHHAAESSLMNLADKYLACLKPGDEGGLINDGSPFRHPSLLREESTSLPSASVPAKLEIPKKSSIDALNELCTIEGLHMTFQPQPQVLTGMGVNNELYTQVEIDGDVWGKGVGMTLDEAKMQAAEAAFQNLKAKIGQFPKKRQLSSRSFQGMPTKRFRPEDPRVMQRMAASARYPKHNASLVP; translated from the exons ATGTATAAATCGGTGGTGGCGGTTTACGATGGGGAAAAGTTTATCGGTGATGTGGAGGCGTGTTTTGATTATGATTTGATGAATAAGAATGCGAATTTGAAGGATAAAATCAGGATTTCGTATTATTCAACACCGAGTGAGAGATGTTCGCCACTTGCTGTTCTGTACACAATCAGTACACCACCGTCTAGGGTTTGCTTGAAACTGGAGTCCAACAATGTCAACGTGAACTCGCAATTGAGTCTTTTGCACGCTACGTGTCTCGGAGAAAACAAG ACTGCTGTTGTCTCACTTGGTGGAGATGAACTGCACTTGGTGGCAATGCGTTCTAGAAGAAACGACTTATTTCCATGTTTTTGGGGATTTATCATTGCGCCAGGGCTTTATGAGTCATGCTTAGTTATGCTGAACCTAAGATGTTTGGGCATCGTATTTGACCTTGACGAGACTCTCATAGTAGCCAATACTTTGAGGTCATTTGAGGATCGAATTGAATCCTTACAAAGGAGACTAAGCTGTGAAGCTGACCCGGCACGTATTGCTGGTATGCTTTCCGAGATTAAACGATATCAAGACGATAGAAATATCTTAAAACAATATGCCGAAAGTGATCAAGTTGTTGAAAATGGCAAGTTAATCAAAGCAGAGTCTGAGGTTGTCCCTGCTTTATCAGACAATCATCAAACTGTTGTTCGCCCACTTATAAGATTGCGAGAGAAGAACATCATCCTCACCCGTATCAACCCACTG ATTCGTGATACAAGTGTTCTTGTGCGATTGAGACCTGCATGGGAAGATCTTAGAAGCTACTTGATTGCAAGAGGACGAAAGCGTTTTGAGGTTTATGTTTGTACAATGGCTGAAAGAGATTATGCTTTGGAAATGTGGAGGCTTCTCGATCCAGATTCAAATTTAATAACCATAAAAGAGTTGTCGAACCGTATCGTGTGTGTGAAATCCG GGTTGAAGAAATCACTCTTTAATGTTTTTCAAGATGGGAACTGCCATCCCAAAATGGCATTAGTTATAGATGATCGTTTGAAAGTGTGGGATGAGAGAGATCAACCTCGTGTTCACGTCGTTCCTGCTTTTGCTCCATATTATGCTCCTCAAGCTGAA GCAAACAGTGCTGTTCCTATCCTTTGTGTTGCTAGAAATGTTGCTTGCAGTGTCAGAGGTGGTTTTTTCAA GGACTTTGATGATAGCCTTCTGCAACGAATCAATGAAGTCGCATATGAAGAtgaaataaaagatattttgCCTCCAGACGTCAGCAACTATTTGGTTTCTGAG GATGATGCTTCTGCTTTAAATGGGAACAAAGAACCACTTGGTTTTGATGGGATGGCCGATGCTGAAGTAGAAAGAAGGTTAAAG GAGGCTATAGCTTCATCAACCATTGCTCCAGTGATGCCTAAGCTTGAAACTGTACTTAAAACAGCTTTCCAGTACAATTCTACACCTGCACCACCTGCATCAACGCCTATTGTGCCACCAGGGCCAATCGTCCAATGCGCTAACAAGCAGCTGCTATCTGTACTTGAACCATTAACTCAAGTGAGCCATCAAGAAACAAGTTTGCATAGTTCTCCTGCAAGGGAAGAAGGTGAGGTGCCAGAATCTGAACTCGACCCCGATACAAGACGCAGGCTCCTCATTTTACAACATGGTATGGATATGAGAGAACCAGCCACCAGTGAACCACCACAGTTTCCTGTAAGACCACCTCCAATGCAAGTTTTAGCTCCTCGGGTCGAGCCACATGGCGGGTGGATTCCATTGGGTGAAGACATGGGTCCAAGACAGTTTAATCGAATAGCACCATCTCCTAAAGAATTTTCTTTGCATTCTGAACAACCTATGCATATTGACAAAAAACACTCTTTTCGTGCACCACCCTTTGGTCAAAAGGTGGAAGCTTCTATACTGCCTGATAGAGTTGTTGAAAATATGAGGCCACCTAAGGAG GTCCTTCAAAGAGACGATAGGTTGAGGTTAAGCCATTCACCTCCTGTTCACCCCTTGTTCCAAG GGGAGGAAAGCTCCTTGCGGCATTCATCATCAAGCAATGGGAATATGGATAATGAAACCGGCGGCAATGATACGTTTGCTGAATCTCCTGCTGAATATCTACATTATATTGCttttaagtgtggaaccaag GCTGAGTTCAGGTTGGCTCTGGTCCCTGGCATCAAACTGCAGTTCTCTGTTGAg GTATGGTTCGCTGGAGAGAAAATCGGTGATGGAACTGGGAGCACGCGTAGGGAAGCTCAACACCATGCTGCCGAGTCATCTCTTATGAATTTGGCAG ATAAGTATTTAGCGTGTCTAAAACCTGGAGATGAGGGGGGGCTTATAAATGATGGGAGTCCTTTTAGACATCCGTCTTTGCTAAGGGAGGAATCTACTTCACTTCCAAGTGCATCAGTACCAGCAAAGCTAGAGATTCCCAAGAAAAGCTCAATTGATGCACTTAATGAACTA TGCACGATTGAGGGTTTGCACATGACTTTTCAACCTCAGCCTCAAGTTTTAACTGGTATGGGTGTGAACAATGAACTATATACACAG GTTGAAATAGATGGGGATGTGTGGGGTAAGGGAGTTGGGATGACATTGGATGAAGCTAAGATGCAG GCTGCGGAAGCTGCTTTTCAAAATCTGAAAGCAAAGATTGGCCAATTCCCTAAAAAACGTCAACTTTCTTCTAG ATCATTTCAAGGAATGCCAACGAAACGGTTTCGACCAGAGGACCCAAGAGTTATGCAAAGAATGGCAGCATCAGCAAGATACCCCAAGCACAACGCCTCTCTCGTTCCTTGA